One Manihot esculenta cultivar AM560-2 chromosome 6, M.esculenta_v8, whole genome shotgun sequence DNA segment encodes these proteins:
- the LOC122723814 gene encoding uncharacterized protein LOC122723814: MFNERDRSCILNIPLSLSSCSDTWCWKFEPKGHYSVKSAYRFLVDGFRHREGSEIWKRFWKAKVPPKVLNFCWRALVNVVPCLSSLQSKRVPVDPSCPLCHVAPENVLHIMIQCPFARSCWLSSPLGWPTPFASSLNEWFSLAFSSASVENASLMLMSLWALWQNRNNVVWKGQGQTASGVFFMALNFLQQWKAARVVSSVSTIVDPARPIWSPPPHGWIKANIDASLNLQRGSVGFGCVIRKDDESFVAARAGSFYSQMDAKCAKAIAFREALSWIKECQGVWIDISPPHIVSLFSLN; encoded by the exons ATGTTCAACGAAAGAGATAGAAGTTGTATTTTGAACATCCCTCTTAGTCTTTCATCGTGTTCTGATACATGGTGCTGGAAATTCGAGCCCAAAGGTCACTATTCGGTTAAGAGTGCATATAGGTTCCTGGTTGATGGCTTTCGACATAGGGAAGGGAGTGAGATATGGAAAAGGTTCTGGAAAGCTAAAGTTCCCCCAAAAGTGCTCAATTTCTGCTGGCGGGCTCTAGTTAATGTTGTCCCTTGCCTCTCGTCACTTCAGTCCAAGAGAGTCCCAGTTGATCCTTCATGCCCGCTGTGTCATGTAGCCCCTGAGAATGTCTTGCATATTATGATTCAGTGCCCTTTTGCCCGCAGCTGCTGGTTAAGCTCGCCGTTGGGTTGGCCTACGCCTTTTGCATCTTCTTTAAATGAGTGGTTTTCTTTAGCCTTCTCTTCTGCTTCTGTGGAAAATGCCTCCCTTATGCTAATGAGCTTATGGGCTTTGTGGCAAAATAGGAACAATGTTGTATGGAAGGGCCAGGGTCAGACTGCGagtggtgtgttcttcatggctctgaattttttgcagcaatggaAAGCAGCCCGGGTCGTGTCCTCAGTAAGCACCATTGTCGACCCGGCTCGCCCGATCTGGTCTCCTCCGCCGCACGGTTGGATCAAGGCGAATATTGACGCCTCTTTAAACTTGCAACGAGGTTCGGTAGGTTTTGGTTGTGTAATCCGGAAGGATGATGAGAGTTTTGTGGCTGCTAGAGCAGGCTCTTTTTATAGCCAGATGGATGCAAAGTGTGCTAAAGCTATAGCATTCCGGGAAgcattgagctggattaaagagt gtcaaggagtttggatTGATATATCTCCTCCTCACATTGTTTCTTTATTCTCTTTGAATTAA
- the LOC110618238 gene encoding protein MOTHER of FT and TFL1 isoform X2 — MAASVDPLVVGRVIGDVIDMFIPSVNMSVYYGAKRVTNGCDVKPSLAVLPPQLTISGLPHDLYTLVMTDPDAPSPSEPTMREWVHWIVADIPGGTNPTKEILAYVSPRPPVGIHRYILVLFRQRKALGMMEQPQSRANFNTRMFAAHLELGLPVATVYFNAQKEPAARRR, encoded by the exons ATGGCTGCATCAGTAGATCCTCTGGTGGTGGGACGGGTGATAGGAGATGTGATAGATATGTTCATTCCAAGTGTGAATATGAGTGTGTATTATGGAGCTAAGCGTGTCACTAATGGCTGTGATGTCAAGCCTTCTCTTGCTGTTCTTCCTCCTCAACTCACCATTTCTGGCCTCCCTCATGACCTCTATACTCTG GTGATGACAGACCCTGATGCACCAAGTCCCAGTGAACCCACCATGCGAGAGTGGGTACATTG GATAGTGGCAGATATACCAGGCGGTACAAATCCTACTAAAG AGATATTGGCGTACGTGAGTCCTCGACCGCCGGTGGGAATACACCGCTACATCCTGGTGCTATTCCGGCAACGGAAGGCGCTGGGAATGATGGAGCAACCTCAATCTAGGGCTAATTTCAACACGAGGATGTTCGCTGCACATTTGGAGTTGGGGCTGCCGGTTGCTACTGTGTATTTCAACGCCCAGAAGGAGCCGGCGGCACGTAGGCGCTGA
- the LOC110618238 gene encoding protein MOTHER of FT and TFL1 isoform X1: MAASVDPLVVGRVIGDVIDMFIPSVNMSVYYGAKRVTNGCDVKPSLAVLPPQLTISGLPHDLYTLVMTDPDAPSPSEPTMREWVHWIVADIPGGTNPTKGKEILAYVSPRPPVGIHRYILVLFRQRKALGMMEQPQSRANFNTRMFAAHLELGLPVATVYFNAQKEPAARRR; this comes from the exons ATGGCTGCATCAGTAGATCCTCTGGTGGTGGGACGGGTGATAGGAGATGTGATAGATATGTTCATTCCAAGTGTGAATATGAGTGTGTATTATGGAGCTAAGCGTGTCACTAATGGCTGTGATGTCAAGCCTTCTCTTGCTGTTCTTCCTCCTCAACTCACCATTTCTGGCCTCCCTCATGACCTCTATACTCTG GTGATGACAGACCCTGATGCACCAAGTCCCAGTGAACCCACCATGCGAGAGTGGGTACATTG GATAGTGGCAGATATACCAGGCGGTACAAATCCTACTAAAG GGAAAGAGATATTGGCGTACGTGAGTCCTCGACCGCCGGTGGGAATACACCGCTACATCCTGGTGCTATTCCGGCAACGGAAGGCGCTGGGAATGATGGAGCAACCTCAATCTAGGGCTAATTTCAACACGAGGATGTTCGCTGCACATTTGGAGTTGGGGCTGCCGGTTGCTACTGTGTATTTCAACGCCCAGAAGGAGCCGGCGGCACGTAGGCGCTGA
- the LOC110617486 gene encoding actin-interacting protein 1-2 codes for MPILSETYACVPTTERGRGILISGNPKSNSILFTNNRSVLILNLDNPLDVSVYGDHGYQATVARYSPNGEWIASADVSGTVRIWGAYNDHVLKKEFKVLSGRIDDLQWSPDGLRIVACGDGKGKSLVRAFMWDSGTNVGEFDGHSRRVLSCAFKPTRPFRIVTCGEDFLVNFYEGPPFKFKLSRRDHSNFVNCIRFSPDGSKFISVSSDKKGILFDGKTGEKIGELSSEDSHKGSIYAVSWSPDGKQVLTVSADKSAKVWEICDNGNGKLKKTLTCSGSGGVDDMLVGCLWQNDYLVTVSLGGTISIFSASDLDKSPRQISGHMKNVTSLAVLKNIPKTILSSSYDGLIVKWIQGFGYSCKLQRKESSQIKCLAAVEEEIVTSGFDNKIWRVHFQGDQCGDANSIDIGCQPKDLSLALLCPELALITIDSGVVMLRGTKVVSTINLGYSVTASAITPDGNEAIIGGQDGKLHVYSITGDTLKEEAVLEKHRGAVSVIRYSPDVSMFASGDANREAIVWDWASREVKLKNMLYHTARINCLAWSPDSSMVATGSLDTCVIIYEVDKPASSRMTIKGAHLGGVYGLAFTDELSLVSSGEDACVRVWRLSPQ; via the exons ATGCCAATCCTCTCTGAAACCTACGCCTGTGTTCCCACCACAGAGCGCGGCCGTGGGATCTTAATCTCCGGCAATCCCAAATCCAATTCCATCCTCTTCACCAACAACCGATCAGTTCTCATCCTCAACCTCGATAACCCTCTCGATGTCTCCGTCTACGGTGACCATGGTTATCAAGCTACCGTCGCTCGTTACTCCCCCAACGGCGAGTGGATCGCCTCTGCTGATGTCTCCGGTACTGTCAGGATCTGGGGGGCTTATAATGATCATGTCTTGAAGAAGGAATTTAAGGTTTTGTCTGGTCGGATCGATGATCTTCAGTGGTCGCCTGATGGGTTGAGGATCGTTGCTTGTGGAGATGGCAAGGGCAAATCGCTAGTGCGTGCTTTTAT GTGGGATTCAGGCACTAATGTAGGGGAATTTGATGGGCACTCGAGGCGAGTTCTTAGCTGTGCATTTAAGCCAACAAGACCATTTCGGATAGTGACTTGTGGGGAGGATTTTTTGGTGAATTTCTATGAAGGACCTCCATTTAAATTCAAGCTATCCCGCAG GGATCATTCAAATTTTGTCAATTGCATAAGATTTTCTCCAGATGGCAGCAAATTCATTAGTGTAAGCTCCGATAAGAAGGGCATATTGTTTGATGGGAAGACTGGAGAGAAGATTGGAGAGTTGTCCTCTGAAGATAGTCACAAGGGAAGCATTTATGCTGTTAGCTGGAGTCCTGATGGTAAACAG gtTCTGACTGTTTCTGCTGACAAGTCAGCAAAAGTGTGGGAGATCTGTGATAATGGTAATGGAAAATTGAAGAAAACGTTGACATGTTCCGGCTCTGGTGGAGTTGATGACATGCTAGTCGGTTGCCTTTGGCAGAATGATTATCTTGTCACTGTGTCTCTTGGTGGCACAATCAGCATCTTTTCTGCAAGTGATCTTGACAAAAGTCCACGACAAATATCTGGACATATGAAGAATGTTACATCGTTAGCTGTGCTTAAAAATATCCCAAAAACTATATTGTCCAGCAGTTATGATGGTTTGATAGTTAAATGGATTCAAGGCTTTGGATACAGCTGTAAATTACAGAGGAAAGAGAGTTCTCAAATTAAATGTTTAGCTGCTGTTGAAGAAGAAATTGTCACATCTGGATTTGACAATAAG ATTTGGAGAGTGCATTTTCAAGGGGATCAATGTGGAGATGCCAATTCCATTGACATTGGCTGTCAGCCAAAAGACTTGAGTCTTGCCCTTCTCTGTCCCGAACTTGCTTTGATCACAATTGATTCAGGTGTTGTCATGCTTCGTGGTACAAAAGTGGTGTCAACCATCAATCTTGGTTATTCTGTGACAGCATCTGCAATCACACCTGATGGAAATGAGGCAATCATAGGCGGGCAGGATGGCAAATTGCATGTATATTCTATTACAGGTGATACTCTTAAGGAAGAAGCAGTCCTTGAGAAACATCGGGGGGCTGTCAGTGTCATAAGATACTCTCCAGATGTTTCAATGTTTGCATCTGGTGATGCAAACAGAGAAGCTATTGTTTGGGATTGGGCCTCCAGAGAG GTGAAGCTTAAGAACATGTTATACCATACTGCTCGCATAAACTGCCTTGCTTGGTCTCCTGATAGCAGCATGGTTGCAACAGGTTCACTCGACACTTGTGTCATTATTTATGAAGTGGACAAGCCTGCATCTAGTCGGATGACCATAAAAGGAGCTCACTTGGGTGGGGTTTATGGGTTAGCTTTTACTGATGAGCTGAGTTTAGTAAGCTCAGGTGAGGATGCTTGTGTTCGTGTTTGGAGATTAAGCCCACAGTGA